One part of the Salinivirga cyanobacteriivorans genome encodes these proteins:
- a CDS encoding DUF4476 domain-containing protein: MRLLTLISAILFVSFAFNVSAQRAIEVFNNDGDAFFIYLNGEKQNKEAQTRVTLYDLKSEWYKGKIVFQKKGIPEIEKNLMTKPGKKVTYTIKKNRKGAYKLRFFSEMEFERSAAKKETKPQKTTVSTSTAAPQKNRTTETHTVQTTTTTSPEKTNENVNISINTQMNEQGATVNVSGGETTESGTVKVTTTTEGNPQKKSNNAQMTFSSTTTTTTTSSSSSSSTSYTEQPTQKREATRGCMMSATAFEKAKKSIAGKTFEDSKMTMAKQITKSHCLTATQIKEVMELLEYESTRVEYAQFAYPKCQNKNEYYIVNDAFEYESSIDELNEFIDAQ, encoded by the coding sequence ATGAGACTTTTAACCCTAATTTCAGCTATACTGTTTGTTAGCTTTGCTTTTAATGTATCTGCGCAACGTGCAATTGAAGTTTTCAATAACGATGGCGACGCTTTCTTCATTTATCTTAATGGAGAAAAGCAGAACAAAGAAGCCCAAACACGTGTAACACTTTACGATTTAAAAAGTGAGTGGTACAAAGGAAAAATTGTATTTCAGAAAAAAGGTATTCCCGAAATTGAAAAAAACCTGATGACCAAACCTGGTAAAAAGGTAACCTATACAATCAAGAAAAACCGCAAAGGTGCTTACAAACTCAGATTTTTTTCAGAAATGGAGTTCGAAAGATCTGCAGCTAAAAAAGAGACCAAACCACAGAAAACAACTGTGAGCACTTCAACTGCAGCACCGCAGAAAAACCGTACAACCGAAACCCATACGGTTCAAACAACTACAACAACATCACCTGAAAAAACAAACGAAAATGTGAACATCTCAATTAATACGCAGATGAATGAGCAGGGTGCTACAGTGAATGTTTCTGGTGGTGAAACAACTGAATCAGGAACAGTAAAAGTTACCACAACCACCGAAGGGAATCCACAAAAAAAATCAAACAATGCTCAAATGACTTTTTCAAGCACTACAACAACTACAACCACAAGTTCTTCAAGCAGTTCATCAACAAGCTATACCGAACAACCCACGCAAAAAAGAGAAGCAACACGTGGTTGCATGATGTCTGCTACTGCATTTGAAAAAGCCAAAAAATCTATTGCCGGAAAAACCTTCGAAGATTCAAAAATGACAATGGCCAAACAAATAACCAAGAGTCACTGCTTAACAGCAACTCAAATCAAAGAGGTTATGGAATTGTTGGAGTATGAAAGTACGCGTGTTGAATATGCTCAGTTTGCATACCCCAAATGCCAGAATAAAAACGAATACTATATTGTAAATGACGCCTTTGAATACGAAAGCTCCATTGATGAGCTG
- a CDS encoding alpha-amylase family glycosyl hydrolase: protein MQQIIRKISFLTLFITTLLYSNAQVIVTSPAYPTPDQSVTITFNADQGNAALAGYSGDIYAHTGVITSESTSASDWKYVVTEWGENTPGTQLSNISGDEWELTISPSIVDYYGVPQDETILQLAFVFRNEDGSIVGRAADGGDIYANVYSNPYEITWNAPSTSQIYSPGDIIDVDAVSLAAESMELSVNGAVVETANSTNLTYSFEATLSGINELVLNVTAPDSTYADTLEIVVRESTTTAALPSANLKDGINYIDDNTVTLVLYAPFKDFVFVNGSFSDWQLLPENQMYRTPDENRYWITLDNLTAGEEYAFQYIVDGEITIADPYTDKILDPWNDSYITESTYPNLMPYPTGDAEGIVSTFQTAQTPYNWQVENFTRPANEDLVIYELLVRDFVAAHDYQTLIDTINYLKNLGVNAIELMPVSEFEGNSSWGYNPSFYFAPDKYYGTKDDLKEFIDVCHQNGIAVILDMVLNHSYGQSPLVQLYFDPSAGDYGQPTPENPWYNETSPNPTYYWGFDFDHESPETKEFVNRVTTYWLDEYKFDGFRFDFTKGFTNTPGEGWSYDQSRIDILKDIADTIWNAAPGAYVILEHLTENSEEKILAEYGMLLWGNMNYSYLEASMGYITNSDFSGISYKNRSWNAPHLVGYMESHDEERMMFKNITYGNNTAVYDITQEEIALRRAELSTLFFLTVPGPKMIWQFGEMGYDYSIDYDCRVCEKPIRWDYLEEDGRRHLYNFYSQVIELRNSSDLYQTTNFNMDVGGDVKIITLEHNGEKTIIFGNFDVETQTYTPNLSGFANWYSFFEGGTEISGDTTFTLEPGQYRLLTTNMTTTPEWPNFPEARNVYITGDTEQGSTLTANYDYFDLNGDAEGSTEFQWYVSDDASGSGKRPISGATEQDLVLTRSAGDKYLSVVVKPVAQGTEYQTGLPAESGMFGPVNTSLSVQENEKSLPIIYPNPVSGDQLLSIKNVEQYQNIQIVNGAGQILNSFKIEGQKSINIDFTQYQQGFYFIKLQGTEHTVVEKIVKTP from the coding sequence ATGCAACAAATTATTAGAAAAATATCATTTTTAACCCTCTTCATAACGACCCTGCTATATTCCAATGCACAGGTTATAGTTACATCACCTGCATACCCAACACCCGATCAATCAGTAACAATTACATTTAATGCCGACCAGGGTAATGCAGCTCTGGCAGGGTACAGCGGAGATATTTATGCCCACACCGGTGTAATTACCTCAGAGAGTACTTCTGCCTCAGATTGGAAGTATGTGGTTACAGAATGGGGCGAAAACACACCGGGAACGCAACTTTCCAACATTTCAGGCGACGAATGGGAACTAACCATTAGCCCATCAATTGTTGATTACTACGGAGTTCCACAGGATGAGACAATTCTTCAACTGGCATTCGTATTCAGGAACGAAGACGGTTCGATCGTTGGACGTGCAGCAGATGGAGGAGATATTTATGCCAATGTGTACAGCAACCCTTATGAAATAACATGGAATGCGCCCAGTACATCTCAAATTTATTCACCTGGTGATATTATCGATGTGGATGCTGTCTCCCTGGCAGCTGAATCAATGGAATTATCAGTAAATGGTGCTGTAGTTGAAACAGCAAACAGTACCAACCTTACTTATTCTTTTGAAGCTACGCTTTCGGGAATAAATGAACTTGTTCTAAATGTAACTGCCCCAGATTCAACGTATGCCGACACGCTTGAAATAGTAGTGCGCGAAAGCACTACAACTGCAGCATTACCATCTGCAAATCTTAAAGATGGCATCAACTACATCGACGACAATACGGTAACCCTTGTACTATATGCACCTTTCAAAGATTTTGTTTTTGTTAATGGTTCTTTTTCCGATTGGCAGCTGCTTCCGGAAAATCAAATGTACAGAACACCCGATGAAAACCGTTACTGGATTACGCTTGATAACCTGACAGCAGGCGAAGAGTATGCATTTCAGTATATCGTTGATGGTGAAATTACAATTGCCGATCCTTATACCGACAAAATTCTTGATCCATGGAACGATTCATACATCACAGAATCGACCTACCCGAACCTTATGCCCTACCCAACCGGAGATGCAGAAGGCATTGTATCGACATTTCAAACAGCACAAACTCCCTACAACTGGCAGGTTGAGAATTTTACACGTCCGGCCAATGAGGATTTGGTTATTTATGAATTATTGGTACGCGATTTTGTAGCTGCACACGACTATCAAACTTTAATAGATACGATCAATTACCTTAAAAACCTTGGAGTAAATGCCATAGAGCTGATGCCGGTTAGCGAATTTGAAGGTAACAGCAGCTGGGGCTACAATCCATCGTTTTATTTTGCACCCGACAAATATTATGGTACCAAAGACGACCTGAAAGAGTTTATCGATGTCTGTCACCAAAACGGCATAGCTGTTATTTTAGACATGGTGCTCAACCACTCCTACGGACAATCACCTTTGGTACAGCTTTATTTCGATCCATCAGCAGGCGACTACGGCCAACCTACGCCGGAAAACCCATGGTACAATGAAACATCGCCCAACCCAACTTACTATTGGGGATTCGATTTTGATCATGAGAGCCCTGAAACAAAAGAATTTGTAAACAGAGTAACCACCTATTGGCTTGACGAATACAAGTTCGATGGTTTTAGATTCGATTTTACAAAAGGATTTACGAACACTCCGGGTGAAGGCTGGAGCTATGATCAGAGCAGAATTGACATTTTAAAAGACATAGCCGATACCATCTGGAATGCAGCTCCTGGAGCTTATGTAATACTCGAACACCTCACAGAAAACTCTGAAGAAAAAATACTTGCTGAATACGGAATGCTGCTTTGGGGCAACATGAACTATTCGTACCTGGAGGCATCAATGGGATACATAACCAACTCCGATTTTTCAGGTATCTCGTACAAAAACCGTTCATGGAACGCACCTCATTTGGTAGGTTACATGGAAAGCCACGACGAAGAGCGAATGATGTTTAAAAATATAACTTATGGTAATAATACCGCCGTTTACGACATCACTCAAGAAGAGATAGCATTGCGCCGTGCAGAACTTTCAACCCTGTTTTTCCTCACTGTACCAGGTCCTAAAATGATCTGGCAATTTGGTGAAATGGGTTACGATTACAGCATAGATTACGATTGCCGCGTTTGCGAAAAACCCATTCGATGGGATTATCTGGAAGAAGATGGCCGCAGGCACCTTTATAACTTCTACAGCCAGGTTATTGAATTGCGCAACTCATCTGACCTTTACCAGACCACAAACTTTAACATGGATGTAGGTGGCGATGTAAAAATAATTACCCTTGAGCATAATGGTGAAAAGACAATCATTTTCGGTAATTTCGATGTGGAAACACAAACCTACACACCCAACCTCAGTGGATTTGCCAACTGGTACAGCTTCTTTGAAGGAGGAACTGAAATTAGCGGAGACACAACTTTTACACTCGAACCGGGTCAGTACAGGCTTTTGACCACAAACATGACCACAACACCCGAATGGCCAAATTTCCCTGAAGCACGAAATGTGTACATCACTGGCGATACAGAACAGGGAAGTACCTTAACTGCTAACTATGACTATTTTGACCTGAATGGAGATGCAGAAGGATCCACAGAATTTCAGTGGTACGTGAGCGATGATGCTTCAGGAAGTGGCAAAAGACCTATTTCAGGTGCTACAGAGCAAGATTTGGTATTAACCAGAAGTGCCGGCGACAAATACCTGTCTGTAGTGGTTAAACCCGTTGCCCAGGGCACAGAATATCAAACTGGCCTACCCGCTGAATCTGGTATGTTTGGACCCGTAAACACCAGTCTATCGGTTCAGGAAAATGAAAAAAGTTTACCCATAATTTATCCAAACCCGGTTTCAGGCGACCAGTTACTATCAATCAAGAACGTTGAACAATATCAAAACATTCAAATAGTAAATGGGGCCGGACAAATTTTGAATAGCTTCAAAATTGAAGGACAAAAATCGATAAATATAGATTTTACACAATATCAGCAAGGTTTCTACTTCATAAAATTGCAGGGAACCGAGCATACCGTTGTGGAAAAAATAGTTAAAACACCATAG